One segment of Carya illinoinensis cultivar Pawnee chromosome 1, C.illinoinensisPawnee_v1, whole genome shotgun sequence DNA contains the following:
- the LOC122285205 gene encoding uncharacterized protein LOC122285205 isoform X7 yields the protein MTSFEGDLEEQLKEAGNKLINPPSSIDELLNLLDKVENLLANVEQAPSESMKDALLPSMKALITVELLRHSEMDVKVSVASCITEITRITAPDAPYNDEQMKEIFQLTVAAFESFSHASTRCYTKTVSILETVARVRSCLVMLDLECDTLVVEMFQNFLKLTRSNPPLSVFSAMETIMTMVIEESEEISLDLLIPLLSSVKKENQTDSPIAWQLGEKVITNCAVKLKHYLKEAVQSMGIALDDYSQIVTSICQSGPTLLEHEQVNGYGEHLVSLMAMHGVRNWLATKDSTEAHENKLGKQPGSSEPLQIFVNQVIKGLAPDTVCCTKIGQSVDGTLKSVMSNFAKNDNTFKKEKISKSLHRLLTRHNKSISARSNAEPGSVDSKKATKSEIQRVSLPKKRDHSLPDASHPTSGQPKQKGNTVNQDANPNSLSRSKKRYLNSRVGEKASQSVDLSLKKEYEVLHNSNTKPQGHTRKIRIATKTKEETTLALGYVVSEKEVAVPYIPAEKPLRPSAMNSRSSIRMFIKKRKRDNATCEKDITEASNRKMISKSASKSTDRDGSYLEETSKTKLRRKHTATKEKSSKKFDLGERLVGSSIKVWWPLDKIFYEGLVNFYDPVKKKHQVLYADGDEEILNLKKERWQLVGDNVLPGGQGTDLPELYATCDLPEKRKGKVKSQSAKRQKVDASSKRIQASDGIFKVVKPTKSVDDPSKADDGHKKFTGKLRIEKLKAGTRLKQNIPKTVTLPKGFL from the exons ATGACTTCCTTTGAGGGAGACCTCGAGGAGCAGCTTAAAGAGGCTGGGAATAAGCTCATTAACCCTCCTTCCTCCATTGACGAGCTCCTCAATCTTCTTGAT AAAGTTGAGAATTTGTTAGCAAATGTGGAACAAGCGCCGTCAGAATCTATGAAAGATGCACTTTTACCCTCGATGAAGGCACTGATCACTGTTGAGCTTTTGAGACATTCCGAAATGGACGTGAAGGTTTCAGTTGCATCTTGCATTACCGAGATTACAAGGATAACAGCACCAGATGCCCCTTACAATGACGAGCAAATGAAG GAAATCTTTCAGCTGACTGTTGCAGCATTTGAAAGTTTCTCTCATGCGTCCACTCGCTGTTATACTAAGACGGTTTCAATTCTTGAAACTGTTGCAAGGGTCAGGTCATGCTTGGTGATGCTGGACCTTGAATGTGATACATTGGTTGTTGAAATgtttcaaaatttcttaaaactcaCCAG GTCCAACCCTCCACTCTCTGTATTTTCAGCCATGGAAACAATTATGACCATGGTCATAGAGGAAAGCGAAGAAATTTCCTTAGATCTTCTCATTCCACTCCTATCTAGtgtaaaaaaggaaaatcag ACTGATTCACCCATTGCATGGCAATTGGGAGAGAAAGTTATTACTAATTGTGCTGTTAAGCTTAAACATTATCTTAAGGAAGCAGTGCAGTCTATGGGTATTGCTTTGGATGACTATTCTCAAATTGTCACTTCTATATGCCAAAGTGGACCCACCCTTCTTGAACATGAACAAGTCAATGGCTACGGGGAGCATTTG GTGTCTTTAATGGCCATGCATGGAGTTAGAAATTGGCTAGCAACGAAAGATTCCACTGAA GCCCATGAGAATAAGTTAGGGAAACAGCCAGGTTCAAGTGAGCCACTCCAG atttttgtcAACCAGGTGATCAAGGGTCTTGCTCCAGATACTGTGTGTTGTACCAAAATTGGCCAATCTGTGGATGGTACTTTGAAGTCAGTGATGAGTAATTTCGCTAAGAATGATAAtactttcaaaaaagaaaaaatttcaaaatcattACATCGTCTTCTTACTAGACATAACAAAAGCATCAGTGCAAGAAGCAATGCTGAACCTGGCAGCGTAGACTCTAAGAAGGCAACCAAATCAGAAATTCAGCGAGTCTCTCTTCCAAAGAAAAGGG ATCATTCGCTTCCTGATGCTAGCCATCCTACAAGTGGCCAGCCAAAGCAAAAAGGGAACACAGTTAATCAAGATGCCAACCCTAATTCCCTATCAAGGTCAAAGAAAAGGTACTTGAATTCTCGGGTTGGGGAGAAAGCATCACAATCTGTAGATCTCAGTTTGAAAAAGGAATATGAAGTTTTGCATAACTCTAACACAAAGCCACAGGGACACACGAGAAAGATTAGAATTGCTACAAAGACCAAGGAAGAGACAACTCTAGCTCTTGGATATGTAGTGTCGGAGAAGGAAGTTGCTGTCCCTTACATTCCTGCGGAGAAGCCATTGCGGCCATCTGCTATGAATAGTAGATCATCAATCCGAATGtttattaagaaaagaaagagggatAATGCTACTTGTGAAAAAGATATTACTGAAGCATCTAATAGAAAG ATGATTTCTAAGTCTGCTAGTAAGTCAACCGATAGAGATGGCAGTTACTTGGAAGAAACTTCAAAAACAAAACTCAGGAGGAAGCATACTGCCACAAAGGAAAAG TCTTCTAAAAAGTTTGATCTTGGTGAGCGATTGGTTGGTAGCAGCATAAAAGTTTGGTGGCCGTTGGACAAGAT ATTCTATGAAGGTCTTGTAAATTTTTATGACCCTGTTAAAAAGAAGCACCAG GTGTTATATGCTGATGGAGATGAAGAAATCTTAAACCTCAAAAAGGAACGCTGGCAACTAGTTGGGGATAATGTTTTGCCAGGA GGCCAAGGGACTGATCTTCCCGAACTATATGCTACTTGTGATCT ACCagaaaagaggaaagggaaagtAAAGTCACAGTCAGCCAAACGACAAAAGGTTGATGCTTCTTCAAAAAG GATTCAAGCTTCGGATGGTATATTCAAAGTTGTCAAACCTACAAAATCTGTGGATGACCCTTCAAAGGCAGATGATGGTCATAAAAAATTTACTGGCAAGTTGAGGATTGAGAAGCTAAAGGCCGGTACCAGATTGAAACAGAACATACCTAAGACTGTAACGTTGCCCAAGGGATTCCTCTAA
- the LOC122285205 gene encoding uncharacterized protein LOC122285205 isoform X4, whose translation MTSFEGDLEEQLKEAGNKLINPPSSIDELLNLLDKVENLLANVEQAPSESMKDALLPSMKALITVELLRHSEMDVKVSVASCITEITRITAPDAPYNDEQMKEIFQLTVAAFESFSHASTRCYTKTVSILETVARVRSCLVMLDLECDTLVVEMFQNFLKLTRSNPPLSVFSAMETIMTMVIEESEEISLDLLIPLLSSVKKENQTDSPIAWQLGEKVITNCAVKLKHYLKEAVQSMGIALDDYSQIVTSICQSGPTLLEHEQVNGYGEHLFLPAAHENKLGKQPGSSEPLQVIKGLAPDTVCCTKIGQSVDGTLKSVMSNFAKNDNTFKKEKISKSLHRLLTRHNKSISARSNAEPGSVDSKKATKSEIQRVSLPKKRGRKPNFVMNPEEGYDHILISTGRKTTNVRCRKSHDGGGVDDSPSENLDPGKVTSSLEDVTELSDFQPKINKIVIAAAPFTDHSLPDASHPTSGQPKQKGNTVNQDANPNSLSRSKKRYLNSRVGEKASQSVDLSLKKEYEVLHNSNTKPQGHTRKIRIATKTKEETTLALGYVVSEKEVAVPYIPAEKPLRPSAMNSRSSIRMFIKKRKRDNATCEKDITEASNRKMISKSASKSTDRDGSYLEETSKTKLRRKHTATKEKSSKKFDLGERLVGSSIKVWWPLDKIFYEGLVNFYDPVKKKHQVLYADGDEEILNLKKERWQLVGDNVLPGGQGTDLPELYATCDLPEKRKGKVKSQSAKRQKVDASSKRIQASDGIFKVVKPTKSVDDPSKADDGHKKFTGKLRIEKLKAGTRLKQNIPKTVTLPKGFL comes from the exons ATGACTTCCTTTGAGGGAGACCTCGAGGAGCAGCTTAAAGAGGCTGGGAATAAGCTCATTAACCCTCCTTCCTCCATTGACGAGCTCCTCAATCTTCTTGAT AAAGTTGAGAATTTGTTAGCAAATGTGGAACAAGCGCCGTCAGAATCTATGAAAGATGCACTTTTACCCTCGATGAAGGCACTGATCACTGTTGAGCTTTTGAGACATTCCGAAATGGACGTGAAGGTTTCAGTTGCATCTTGCATTACCGAGATTACAAGGATAACAGCACCAGATGCCCCTTACAATGACGAGCAAATGAAG GAAATCTTTCAGCTGACTGTTGCAGCATTTGAAAGTTTCTCTCATGCGTCCACTCGCTGTTATACTAAGACGGTTTCAATTCTTGAAACTGTTGCAAGGGTCAGGTCATGCTTGGTGATGCTGGACCTTGAATGTGATACATTGGTTGTTGAAATgtttcaaaatttcttaaaactcaCCAG GTCCAACCCTCCACTCTCTGTATTTTCAGCCATGGAAACAATTATGACCATGGTCATAGAGGAAAGCGAAGAAATTTCCTTAGATCTTCTCATTCCACTCCTATCTAGtgtaaaaaaggaaaatcag ACTGATTCACCCATTGCATGGCAATTGGGAGAGAAAGTTATTACTAATTGTGCTGTTAAGCTTAAACATTATCTTAAGGAAGCAGTGCAGTCTATGGGTATTGCTTTGGATGACTATTCTCAAATTGTCACTTCTATATGCCAAAGTGGACCCACCCTTCTTGAACATGAACAAGTCAATGGCTACGGGGAGCATTTG TTTTTACCTGCA GCCCATGAGAATAAGTTAGGGAAACAGCCAGGTTCAAGTGAGCCACTCCAG GTGATCAAGGGTCTTGCTCCAGATACTGTGTGTTGTACCAAAATTGGCCAATCTGTGGATGGTACTTTGAAGTCAGTGATGAGTAATTTCGCTAAGAATGATAAtactttcaaaaaagaaaaaatttcaaaatcattACATCGTCTTCTTACTAGACATAACAAAAGCATCAGTGCAAGAAGCAATGCTGAACCTGGCAGCGTAGACTCTAAGAAGGCAACCAAATCAGAAATTCAGCGAGTCTCTCTTCCAAAGAAAAGGGGTAGGAAACCTAATTTTGTAATGAATCCTGAGGAAGGCTACGACCATATTTTGATTTCTACAGGAAGAAAAACTACAAATGTGCGTTGCAGAAAGTCTCATGATGGGGGGGGAGTTGATGATTCACCTTCTGAAAACCTAGATCCAGGGAAGGTCACTTCATCACTTGAAGATGTGACTGAACTTTCTGATTTTCAACCTAAAATTAACAAGATAGTAATTGCTGCTGCACCATTCACAGATCATTCGCTTCCTGATGCTAGCCATCCTACAAGTGGCCAGCCAAAGCAAAAAGGGAACACAGTTAATCAAGATGCCAACCCTAATTCCCTATCAAGGTCAAAGAAAAGGTACTTGAATTCTCGGGTTGGGGAGAAAGCATCACAATCTGTAGATCTCAGTTTGAAAAAGGAATATGAAGTTTTGCATAACTCTAACACAAAGCCACAGGGACACACGAGAAAGATTAGAATTGCTACAAAGACCAAGGAAGAGACAACTCTAGCTCTTGGATATGTAGTGTCGGAGAAGGAAGTTGCTGTCCCTTACATTCCTGCGGAGAAGCCATTGCGGCCATCTGCTATGAATAGTAGATCATCAATCCGAATGtttattaagaaaagaaagagggatAATGCTACTTGTGAAAAAGATATTACTGAAGCATCTAATAGAAAG ATGATTTCTAAGTCTGCTAGTAAGTCAACCGATAGAGATGGCAGTTACTTGGAAGAAACTTCAAAAACAAAACTCAGGAGGAAGCATACTGCCACAAAGGAAAAG TCTTCTAAAAAGTTTGATCTTGGTGAGCGATTGGTTGGTAGCAGCATAAAAGTTTGGTGGCCGTTGGACAAGAT ATTCTATGAAGGTCTTGTAAATTTTTATGACCCTGTTAAAAAGAAGCACCAG GTGTTATATGCTGATGGAGATGAAGAAATCTTAAACCTCAAAAAGGAACGCTGGCAACTAGTTGGGGATAATGTTTTGCCAGGA GGCCAAGGGACTGATCTTCCCGAACTATATGCTACTTGTGATCT ACCagaaaagaggaaagggaaagtAAAGTCACAGTCAGCCAAACGACAAAAGGTTGATGCTTCTTCAAAAAG GATTCAAGCTTCGGATGGTATATTCAAAGTTGTCAAACCTACAAAATCTGTGGATGACCCTTCAAAGGCAGATGATGGTCATAAAAAATTTACTGGCAAGTTGAGGATTGAGAAGCTAAAGGCCGGTACCAGATTGAAACAGAACATACCTAAGACTGTAACGTTGCCCAAGGGATTCCTCTAA
- the LOC122285205 gene encoding uncharacterized protein LOC122285205 isoform X2: MTSFEGDLEEQLKEAGNKLINPPSSIDELLNLLDKVENLLANVEQAPSESMKDALLPSMKALITVELLRHSEMDVKVSVASCITEITRITAPDAPYNDEQMKEIFQLTVAAFESFSHASTRCYTKTVSILETVARVRSCLVMLDLECDTLVVEMFQNFLKLTRSNPPLSVFSAMETIMTMVIEESEEISLDLLIPLLSSVKKENQTDSPIAWQLGEKVITNCAVKLKHYLKEAVQSMGIALDDYSQIVTSICQSGPTLLEHEQVNGYGEHLVSLMAMHGVRNWLATKDSTEAHENKLGKQPGSSEPLQVIKGLAPDTVCCTKIGQSVDGTLKSVMSNFAKNDNTFKKEKISKSLHRLLTRHNKSISARSNAEPGSVDSKKATKSEIQRVSLPKKRGRKPNFVMNPEEGYDHILISTGRKTTNVRCRKSHDGGGVDDSPSENLDPGKVTSSLEDVTELSDFQPKINKIVIAAAPFTDHSLPDASHPTSGQPKQKGNTVNQDANPNSLSRSKKRYLNSRVGEKASQSVDLSLKKEYEVLHNSNTKPQGHTRKIRIATKTKEETTLALGYVVSEKEVAVPYIPAEKPLRPSAMNSRSSIRMFIKKRKRDNATCEKDITEASNRKMISKSASKSTDRDGSYLEETSKTKLRRKHTATKEKSSKKFDLGERLVGSSIKVWWPLDKIFYEGLVNFYDPVKKKHQVLYADGDEEILNLKKERWQLVGDNVLPGGQGTDLPELYATCDLPEKRKGKVKSQSAKRQKVDASSKRIQASDGIFKVVKPTKSVDDPSKADDGHKKFTGKLRIEKLKAGTRLKQNIPKTVTLPKGFL; encoded by the exons ATGACTTCCTTTGAGGGAGACCTCGAGGAGCAGCTTAAAGAGGCTGGGAATAAGCTCATTAACCCTCCTTCCTCCATTGACGAGCTCCTCAATCTTCTTGAT AAAGTTGAGAATTTGTTAGCAAATGTGGAACAAGCGCCGTCAGAATCTATGAAAGATGCACTTTTACCCTCGATGAAGGCACTGATCACTGTTGAGCTTTTGAGACATTCCGAAATGGACGTGAAGGTTTCAGTTGCATCTTGCATTACCGAGATTACAAGGATAACAGCACCAGATGCCCCTTACAATGACGAGCAAATGAAG GAAATCTTTCAGCTGACTGTTGCAGCATTTGAAAGTTTCTCTCATGCGTCCACTCGCTGTTATACTAAGACGGTTTCAATTCTTGAAACTGTTGCAAGGGTCAGGTCATGCTTGGTGATGCTGGACCTTGAATGTGATACATTGGTTGTTGAAATgtttcaaaatttcttaaaactcaCCAG GTCCAACCCTCCACTCTCTGTATTTTCAGCCATGGAAACAATTATGACCATGGTCATAGAGGAAAGCGAAGAAATTTCCTTAGATCTTCTCATTCCACTCCTATCTAGtgtaaaaaaggaaaatcag ACTGATTCACCCATTGCATGGCAATTGGGAGAGAAAGTTATTACTAATTGTGCTGTTAAGCTTAAACATTATCTTAAGGAAGCAGTGCAGTCTATGGGTATTGCTTTGGATGACTATTCTCAAATTGTCACTTCTATATGCCAAAGTGGACCCACCCTTCTTGAACATGAACAAGTCAATGGCTACGGGGAGCATTTG GTGTCTTTAATGGCCATGCATGGAGTTAGAAATTGGCTAGCAACGAAAGATTCCACTGAA GCCCATGAGAATAAGTTAGGGAAACAGCCAGGTTCAAGTGAGCCACTCCAG GTGATCAAGGGTCTTGCTCCAGATACTGTGTGTTGTACCAAAATTGGCCAATCTGTGGATGGTACTTTGAAGTCAGTGATGAGTAATTTCGCTAAGAATGATAAtactttcaaaaaagaaaaaatttcaaaatcattACATCGTCTTCTTACTAGACATAACAAAAGCATCAGTGCAAGAAGCAATGCTGAACCTGGCAGCGTAGACTCTAAGAAGGCAACCAAATCAGAAATTCAGCGAGTCTCTCTTCCAAAGAAAAGGGGTAGGAAACCTAATTTTGTAATGAATCCTGAGGAAGGCTACGACCATATTTTGATTTCTACAGGAAGAAAAACTACAAATGTGCGTTGCAGAAAGTCTCATGATGGGGGGGGAGTTGATGATTCACCTTCTGAAAACCTAGATCCAGGGAAGGTCACTTCATCACTTGAAGATGTGACTGAACTTTCTGATTTTCAACCTAAAATTAACAAGATAGTAATTGCTGCTGCACCATTCACAGATCATTCGCTTCCTGATGCTAGCCATCCTACAAGTGGCCAGCCAAAGCAAAAAGGGAACACAGTTAATCAAGATGCCAACCCTAATTCCCTATCAAGGTCAAAGAAAAGGTACTTGAATTCTCGGGTTGGGGAGAAAGCATCACAATCTGTAGATCTCAGTTTGAAAAAGGAATATGAAGTTTTGCATAACTCTAACACAAAGCCACAGGGACACACGAGAAAGATTAGAATTGCTACAAAGACCAAGGAAGAGACAACTCTAGCTCTTGGATATGTAGTGTCGGAGAAGGAAGTTGCTGTCCCTTACATTCCTGCGGAGAAGCCATTGCGGCCATCTGCTATGAATAGTAGATCATCAATCCGAATGtttattaagaaaagaaagagggatAATGCTACTTGTGAAAAAGATATTACTGAAGCATCTAATAGAAAG ATGATTTCTAAGTCTGCTAGTAAGTCAACCGATAGAGATGGCAGTTACTTGGAAGAAACTTCAAAAACAAAACTCAGGAGGAAGCATACTGCCACAAAGGAAAAG TCTTCTAAAAAGTTTGATCTTGGTGAGCGATTGGTTGGTAGCAGCATAAAAGTTTGGTGGCCGTTGGACAAGAT ATTCTATGAAGGTCTTGTAAATTTTTATGACCCTGTTAAAAAGAAGCACCAG GTGTTATATGCTGATGGAGATGAAGAAATCTTAAACCTCAAAAAGGAACGCTGGCAACTAGTTGGGGATAATGTTTTGCCAGGA GGCCAAGGGACTGATCTTCCCGAACTATATGCTACTTGTGATCT ACCagaaaagaggaaagggaaagtAAAGTCACAGTCAGCCAAACGACAAAAGGTTGATGCTTCTTCAAAAAG GATTCAAGCTTCGGATGGTATATTCAAAGTTGTCAAACCTACAAAATCTGTGGATGACCCTTCAAAGGCAGATGATGGTCATAAAAAATTTACTGGCAAGTTGAGGATTGAGAAGCTAAAGGCCGGTACCAGATTGAAACAGAACATACCTAAGACTGTAACGTTGCCCAAGGGATTCCTCTAA
- the LOC122285205 gene encoding uncharacterized protein LOC122285205 isoform X5, with the protein MTSFEGDLEEQLKEAGNKLINPPSSIDELLNLLDKVENLLANVEQAPSESMKDALLPSMKALITVELLRHSEMDVKVSVASCITEITRITAPDAPYNDEQMKEIFQLTVAAFESFSHASTRCYTKTVSILETVARVRSCLVMLDLECDTLVVEMFQNFLKLTRSNPPLSVFSAMETIMTMVIEESEEISLDLLIPLLSSVKKENQTDSPIAWQLGEKVITNCAVKLKHYLKEAVQSMGIALDDYSQIVTSICQSGPTLLEHEQVNGYGEHLVSLMAMHGVRNWLATKDSTEAHENKLGKQPGSSEPLQIFVNQVIKGLAPDTVCCTKIGQSVDGTLKSVMSNFAKNDNTFKKEKISKSLHRLLTRHNKSISARSNAEPGSVDSKKATKSEIQRVSLPKKRGRKTTNVRCRKSHDGGGVDDSPSENLDPGKVTSSLEDVTELSDFQPKINKIVIAAAPFTDHSLPDASHPTSGQPKQKGNTVNQDANPNSLSRSKKRYLNSRVGEKASQSVDLSLKKEYEVLHNSNTKPQGHTRKIRIATKTKEETTLALGYVVSEKEVAVPYIPAEKPLRPSAMNSRSSIRMFIKKRKRDNATCEKDITEASNRKMISKSASKSTDRDGSYLEETSKTKLRRKHTATKEKSSKKFDLGERLVGSSIKVWWPLDKIFYEGLVNFYDPVKKKHQVLYADGDEEILNLKKERWQLVGDNVLPGGQGTDLPELYATCDLPEKRKGKVKSQSAKRQKVDASSKRIQASDGIFKVVKPTKSVDDPSKADDGHKKFTGKLRIEKLKAGTRLKQNIPKTVTLPKGFL; encoded by the exons ATGACTTCCTTTGAGGGAGACCTCGAGGAGCAGCTTAAAGAGGCTGGGAATAAGCTCATTAACCCTCCTTCCTCCATTGACGAGCTCCTCAATCTTCTTGAT AAAGTTGAGAATTTGTTAGCAAATGTGGAACAAGCGCCGTCAGAATCTATGAAAGATGCACTTTTACCCTCGATGAAGGCACTGATCACTGTTGAGCTTTTGAGACATTCCGAAATGGACGTGAAGGTTTCAGTTGCATCTTGCATTACCGAGATTACAAGGATAACAGCACCAGATGCCCCTTACAATGACGAGCAAATGAAG GAAATCTTTCAGCTGACTGTTGCAGCATTTGAAAGTTTCTCTCATGCGTCCACTCGCTGTTATACTAAGACGGTTTCAATTCTTGAAACTGTTGCAAGGGTCAGGTCATGCTTGGTGATGCTGGACCTTGAATGTGATACATTGGTTGTTGAAATgtttcaaaatttcttaaaactcaCCAG GTCCAACCCTCCACTCTCTGTATTTTCAGCCATGGAAACAATTATGACCATGGTCATAGAGGAAAGCGAAGAAATTTCCTTAGATCTTCTCATTCCACTCCTATCTAGtgtaaaaaaggaaaatcag ACTGATTCACCCATTGCATGGCAATTGGGAGAGAAAGTTATTACTAATTGTGCTGTTAAGCTTAAACATTATCTTAAGGAAGCAGTGCAGTCTATGGGTATTGCTTTGGATGACTATTCTCAAATTGTCACTTCTATATGCCAAAGTGGACCCACCCTTCTTGAACATGAACAAGTCAATGGCTACGGGGAGCATTTG GTGTCTTTAATGGCCATGCATGGAGTTAGAAATTGGCTAGCAACGAAAGATTCCACTGAA GCCCATGAGAATAAGTTAGGGAAACAGCCAGGTTCAAGTGAGCCACTCCAG atttttgtcAACCAGGTGATCAAGGGTCTTGCTCCAGATACTGTGTGTTGTACCAAAATTGGCCAATCTGTGGATGGTACTTTGAAGTCAGTGATGAGTAATTTCGCTAAGAATGATAAtactttcaaaaaagaaaaaatttcaaaatcattACATCGTCTTCTTACTAGACATAACAAAAGCATCAGTGCAAGAAGCAATGCTGAACCTGGCAGCGTAGACTCTAAGAAGGCAACCAAATCAGAAATTCAGCGAGTCTCTCTTCCAAAGAAAAGGG GAAGAAAAACTACAAATGTGCGTTGCAGAAAGTCTCATGATGGGGGGGGAGTTGATGATTCACCTTCTGAAAACCTAGATCCAGGGAAGGTCACTTCATCACTTGAAGATGTGACTGAACTTTCTGATTTTCAACCTAAAATTAACAAGATAGTAATTGCTGCTGCACCATTCACAGATCATTCGCTTCCTGATGCTAGCCATCCTACAAGTGGCCAGCCAAAGCAAAAAGGGAACACAGTTAATCAAGATGCCAACCCTAATTCCCTATCAAGGTCAAAGAAAAGGTACTTGAATTCTCGGGTTGGGGAGAAAGCATCACAATCTGTAGATCTCAGTTTGAAAAAGGAATATGAAGTTTTGCATAACTCTAACACAAAGCCACAGGGACACACGAGAAAGATTAGAATTGCTACAAAGACCAAGGAAGAGACAACTCTAGCTCTTGGATATGTAGTGTCGGAGAAGGAAGTTGCTGTCCCTTACATTCCTGCGGAGAAGCCATTGCGGCCATCTGCTATGAATAGTAGATCATCAATCCGAATGtttattaagaaaagaaagagggatAATGCTACTTGTGAAAAAGATATTACTGAAGCATCTAATAGAAAG ATGATTTCTAAGTCTGCTAGTAAGTCAACCGATAGAGATGGCAGTTACTTGGAAGAAACTTCAAAAACAAAACTCAGGAGGAAGCATACTGCCACAAAGGAAAAG TCTTCTAAAAAGTTTGATCTTGGTGAGCGATTGGTTGGTAGCAGCATAAAAGTTTGGTGGCCGTTGGACAAGAT ATTCTATGAAGGTCTTGTAAATTTTTATGACCCTGTTAAAAAGAAGCACCAG GTGTTATATGCTGATGGAGATGAAGAAATCTTAAACCTCAAAAAGGAACGCTGGCAACTAGTTGGGGATAATGTTTTGCCAGGA GGCCAAGGGACTGATCTTCCCGAACTATATGCTACTTGTGATCT ACCagaaaagaggaaagggaaagtAAAGTCACAGTCAGCCAAACGACAAAAGGTTGATGCTTCTTCAAAAAG GATTCAAGCTTCGGATGGTATATTCAAAGTTGTCAAACCTACAAAATCTGTGGATGACCCTTCAAAGGCAGATGATGGTCATAAAAAATTTACTGGCAAGTTGAGGATTGAGAAGCTAAAGGCCGGTACCAGATTGAAACAGAACATACCTAAGACTGTAACGTTGCCCAAGGGATTCCTCTAA